The Zingiber officinale cultivar Zhangliang chromosome 2A, Zo_v1.1, whole genome shotgun sequence genomic sequence tgtgcttagttatgtatctagagtacctttgagtacatgttttgtactggcgtggaaaggactgatttagccatatatcattgtcggcttggataggttataaaggatcgatgtatcctattccatgaaaactttgaccgtggactgtatatacctggtgggataatttagagggtgcattggaatatgcgaccccgctgatgtaaggaagtgtagagctaattgcttaacacttatgggatacaattgtTATTAGTgtttactgggagagtacattttggATTTATgaggataaatttttttttccattggatatagtcttggtagtgtatgacattgactggcaatgttataccacggtgtgtatatctttcttgtccgataccagttcctttgaacctagagcagggttgttactggatgattagactgttttattttgggttgcttttgattgatgtattcatgcttgatacatatgcatgaattttgtttagatatacccgtaacccatgagtgttggtagcataaggttggtctctttgattgagctggtatgctgattttgcatgtctatattgcacgtatatgatgattgttatgtgttgtaggagtcctatggtagactgtccatttgcaagtagtatatgtatccatgttctgatatggtttgaaggttccttgtgaatcatagatatgtagttgggtgtatgtatctggaggtattattgaagatatcttgttgattaaatccgagatgtagtatatgtacatcggtggtgttttgttggaggcattttgtcgatttaatctgagttgtgatatgtacatatgtgtttggtgtggtatctgaggtatctttttgattatgtttgattttatgagtgcacctgggtttagtatgctttattggaagtatatgttggttatactcttggcataggtgaagatatgtcatatgagcgttgtttgaggtgtattgttgattttacctacattgattttggacacgtgttcggtatgtattgttggaggtattatACTgattatacctgagttgtgagtatgtttggtgtataataattggaggtttttgttgatcatacatatgttgtgtgagcatgtgtgctagatgtattattggtagcagtatgatgattctacttatactgaatgcagaatgtggagtgactgcattatgtcatttgttgaattaacccatcaactaattttcctatcagtggatgacccactaggatgctgatagagttgatgatggatttgattagttattagGTTGTTATAttctaggctaaccacagtgaattgtggtagagagatcttgtacagtctctagctggatagttaggtgccttgaggtacttaggtattgttttgtggtggagcgttgctcccacatatcacggattgctggtagcggagcattgctcctatatttattgcagatacatatttcagattatttgtggtggagtgttgctcccacatattgaggatttcttgtggtagagcgttgctcccacatatgtggtgtttcctgtgatggagcgttgctctcaccctggaggatttattctttggtgatttatgttattgatgatcatatttttttttccgatttattattggagatcttatggataggaatgtctgtgatatggacattatgtgtcttggtttttttttcatataggcttacagtgccttagatgttttcagggactcgatgatcctagtatgtcgaggatgtttggataagtgtccattatctttgtggacgatgttgtgatctattacggatccgaggtgagtcacatacactacctttgcatagatctagagatgattcgacgagaacatctatatgtgattatcagtagtgctggtttggattgtcttttgttatgatgtttgggacacacggtcaccagtaggagtgtaccgtggttccacaggagatagaggttgttactgttgggagcagccgaaatcagtgtaggagatccgcagtcttttgtgactcgcaggatattacagacttttcgtcgagggtttcttccacatagctatgctactttcacgcgtgaccatgaaaggcgtgaagtttacttggattgaggattgcaagatcagcttctaggagctgaagcggagattgttgtcggcttcgatttttggtttttaccttctggagaggacggatttgtcctctacaccgacgcgtttctacaaggtatgggtgctgttctgatgcagcacggttgaGTATttttatatgcttctcgatagttgagggagcctgagaagaaaatactcagttcatgatctggagttggttgctattatttttttttgccctgaagatttggcagcattacctgtatgatattaccttgagattctcactgatcatcgaatctcaaatatctgttttacttggaaggaacttaatcttcgacagaggagatggatgaagttcctgaaggattatgagtgtaccattagctatcacccgggaaaagctaatgtggttgccgatgcacttagacagaagtccagagggactttaactTGCTACCGAGTGGTGGTtatagacttgattcagggtttctctgtgttagaccttgaggagcagggacagaccgaGCAGGGTAGTCTTGTTACCATAAGTGCTCAGTCGTAGATCAGGATGAGAATCCGAgatgcccagttgttgggacctcatagagctcagcgagGCAGAGTGGTCCTTACTatcggacggaggatgtcagaggcataagactgctagaagtgttatgctgaccggagtcggagacccttagagttcttcatttgcgaccaggtatttctgcgagtttcacccacgaaagaggtgaagagattggcctcaggggtaagctagctccgcgatacattggacctttccagatctcggaaaggattggagcagtagcttatcgggtGGCACTATTGCCGTCTTTGGCAGGCGTTCACGTCGTATTCCACATATctacgctgaggagatacgtacccgatctgatacatgtgttgatagataatctcagttctcctttcagcctgacattacttatgagaagattccggtacggattctcgaccggaaggagcgtcagttgcggaacaagactatccggctggttaaagtcggatggcagcctcattcagacgaggaggctacttgggagcttgaggatacgatccgagctcgatatccccatcttgatatcccatcttttcacttgaggtatgtgatttatttaccgttcagcatttctactatatatctgttgttagtacttgctgatggtagataacgaaatttggggaccaaatttttattagtgggggagaatgtaaaataccgaaaatgataagggaattttccggaatttttagaaatttttcgagaatttttcggagctcgtatggacatgttaacggggacaaaaacagggtccgggaaaggtctgtttaggttaccctgttttaatgaggaaaagatttattttcttttccttttccttttccttttctttttctttttctttatatttttctttatttcctcgccGTTTCTTTTCTCACTCGCGCACCCGAGCGCACCCTTTCTCCTCGCGCCGACGCCTCTTCCTCGTGCTcgactccttgccctaaccgccggccccgacggttctctcctctgccgacgccagcGACCCTCCTCTCTGCCTTAGTTCTACCGCCGGCCGAACCCCGAaccttgttttcttcttttttttccgtGTGCCCTAGTGCCGCCACCCGAGAACCCGCGCCTTCTCTCGATTGGTGGCAGCGCCGAGACGAAGCCGAGCGCCGgccacaggttgttgctcttttgcACAGTGCCGGCCAATTTCTTCTCTGCCGCCGGCGACTAGAGCCACCGCCGATCGCTCTGTGCCCTTCTACTTCTCTGCCGCCACTCTAACCGGAGCCGAGACCTTCTCACAGCAGTGCTGCCGACCGGAaatcctctgtgccctagctgtGAGCATTTCTTCCTCCTCAGAGCAGTGGTGATACGGTATTGTGACAGAAAGGTGAGGGTTTAGGTCGTGATCTAgtgttctgttcttgttctatAGCTACTGTTGATCATAACATTAGATCGGTACCTTTTGGTTTTTCAGATCCTTGGTACAACAGATCGGCGATATTAGAGTTGCCCTATTCCGGCAGCCACTTTTTGTAGCAATCGACAGCACCTTTCCTGCCTGttgaattaaggtaaggattagggttttgatatttgtggtagattattgctagttgagttagcaataattaataattaggtttggaagttatgtaatggtgtaattggggttaacgaaactaaccctaactggttagtgggttagaaatttgtttagctatttgtttataattaaattagctaaactgtgcgatttaacacaggactttgattcgagacgagcatctcgacgtccgagttggaccatttcgattggaggcgggtactttgacttatgtcttttgatatgcataataaagtgtttaacatatagcaatgattgtgttatttttttgattcggttggtcactacatgatctgttacatgttgtttgtttatttattatgcactgcatgttattattgacccgaccatacatgctttcggtagtgacccaaccatgtgatacatcatgttcaggacctagggtttatatgataccctatctgtttgtgtaccttccatctgatacattgatttgtggtacaccttttatttatgtatggatcttgctatgctattcatgagattgccatgcttagtatcatgcatcatgtttgcatgctgtgcgattgtcggcttcactttggttgagcccatcgccagttacatgtactgcacacaccacccatggattagttgtatatctggctggtgtgtggcggttctgctgtttggctccgttggtctgaggactcagcgtggtagccggcagtcagttccgctctgtttggctccgttggcatttagggtagcagcgtggtagccggcagatggtggactttgtttggctccgttggtcaggagactcagcgtggtagccggcagagatatcctccccgtcatcgtgtaccgggagatgagagcattgagctcccccgtttatgatttggggtcacaggacaggagtactccgacagcatcccgtttactctgtcattgcacaggagcattgatttcagagtatggggttgacatatacatttattgcatttttattcgcttgtgattgctgcacttatatgctgcatttgtttggatgcattgattgacatgcatacaggattatgactcactcggtctgacgacctgttacctttatactttgatccggtcagtacagttatcttctgatttcatttcagttgcatttatcctcctcatattcaggagactgtacgcatgattagtgttgtctgttatttgttttattatgcatatcagttgtacctgctgagtgttggactcaccccgcctccattgttgatattttcaggttgaggctgtccggagcagttccagtcgctggccccccatctgcacgtagagctagttctctactaggttgttatttgctttattttggtttttcttccatcagactatgttttagttttgttttggattttatttatggatattgtacggattgttaccgtttgatggtcttttggatggtttggtttttattctactatatgcctgcctggacggcagaagaggtgagttcgttggatttgagctttacgagtgtagtggagtagggtggatttcgagtcagagtcctactattattgattactattattaactgcgtggttgtgacagccagaggctgaatatctttataaactgcgtggtgtttgtttttatttttgttatcattccagccgcctgtggctgaagtatatgtgatatgtagaaagtttcttattgtccgccgtacaggggagatgctgccgaaatttcttcggacagagtctcctctggggcgtgacactcgtggcttgattcgggttcagatccgtcttcatcttccgactcgtcttccgtttcagcttcgcgggccatcagtgcgagatggctctggtgtttctgctcttctgcctCTGATTCATCCGAGgaatcgtcccacgttgctttgagggccttctttttggttgacttcAGTTTAtcgaacttcagtcttgggcatttgTTCTTGTAATGCCCCTTTTTGTTTCATCTGAAGCACGttacgttcttttgttccgagggagaactgatcttttgaaagtcctttttgctgaagcttctttttctcctagtgaacatttttcttaccaggttcaccaggtgttcttcatcttcggtatcttgatcagaatcttcttcggattcaggcttgttcttcttttccttggatgagcctgcaaataaagcaatacctttctcgactcccgcattagtttgttcatgtaattctaactcacagaaaagctcgtctaattttaatttagataaattttttgaaattttgtaggcatctacgattgatgcccacaggctattacgaggaaaggcatttagtgcctatcgcgtggagtccattAAGAacgtccttgattcttgcatgcagttgacttgccgtttccccttcttgcatttttatattaaatattttatttaaaagtaggtctctttttattaccttcgcgtcgcttgttccttcgtgcaactcgatcaatttgtcccacaattcttttgcattctgatgtggtccgacgCGATTCAGCTCTTCTCATGTTAGGCTGCAATGTAGCGTGTTGATAgccttgttttctgttgatgcctttttcctcatgtccggagtccactgttccgagtctagtggaattccggagttgtcgactggagttcggtacgcttttataacgctgaaccattgatcgtagtctgtctttaggtatacctccattcttttcttccaatatgagaagtcatccccgttaaataggggaggacgtactgtgctaaagccttctagttgagacattctgcacacaagtaaacagaaaaaaaaaatgttccaagacttggtcttggattagtagtgcggtgaaaaaaataatagctgtatctaaattggtgttgcaccaattagacttaattgcaacaaaaaaaattcctaaattaataataatatcaacTTAGAATTTAGGATAaagaaagaaggaaaaagaaagtaATTCCACCCCCTgtctaattggtggttgcaccaaatcagagcggtacctgctctgataccacttgttggatcgtgaaacgtcgatagagggggggggggaatatcgattaaaaaacgttttaaaaagagttaagtgcagcggaataataaagacTGAGACAcgatattttttacttcgttcgaagcctgtgacgactcctactcgaaggcccgtactccgtgagtactttcgttgggcaatcactagcagttcgaaaaataATTACAATTAGTACAGGAATGCTAGAAAAATAAAGACAGGTACCGACAAGAATAAAAGAAAGTAAAGGAGCGTCTTGTCGGATCTTCGTTGGTGTCGCTAGAGCGCATagtagcagagcaagcagtagaagactttctttctgATGATTCTTTAAAGCTcctctctgacccttcttttatatgaacctcggggcgccccggatcccttccgggcgcctggacctccgggcgcccggacctcctatttccaggaattccttctcctgcaaaatagagttagtccgaggcaaatatacatcctgtaaaacagattgttagcacagttaaagttcaacagataaataaaaagagtatgacttagattccgtcttttcgagaccggaatctagtcacgatctcgacttagatatccaaaatggttctaagtcggatcgacacctaatgttcccttcccgggaatgcgtcctcgcagtcactcccctccagtgacttacctcacatacctgccagacgtccggtcagcccgtcgacccgtctggacttcgtgccagctatccagtcagcccgtcgacctagttggacttctcgccaagcgtccgatcagcccgtcgacccgcttggacttctcgccagcatccggtcagcccgtcgacctagctgggcttcgtgccagacatccagtcagcccgtcgaccagtctggacttctcctgcacactcgatcagagtgttagacaacaacaacaaactaacttaacctgatttgtcattcatcaaaacctgggttaaatcgttagcgctaaccacaccaacaggaTGAAGTCCCAAACACAAGATATAAGAAACGGGGAGAAAATCCCCTTTTATATTAAGGGGGCATAGCACCCTCATTTTCTCCGccatggtcatgccttttggcacaACCTAGGCATGAAAAGCCTTGATCGAAGAGGCACAACCGTTCTAATTGGCATGGCCAACCCCTTATTTGCCTATGAAAACTTAGCACGACCATGCCATTTGACACAACCTAATCATGATTCGACTCTGGAAGGGCGGCACGACTGTGTGGTTTCACATGGCCACCCCTTGTTGGCTGTTGGTGGTAGGCACGACCTACCCTTGATTTTCCATGAGAGAGAACACACGATCCTACCAGGGGGCACGGCCAGGTTGCTGGATTTTTACAAGTTGGTTCAATGTgtgtttttgctccattttcgctccaaatgaCATTCtgtcaatgaaaataaataaagaagtatgacataataatgaaataggttataataaatataaattatattcatgaaatataagtagatatgAAATTACCTACACACATCACATATTGACAATCATCTCCTAGGATGTGCAAGTTTGGGATGATTGTGTATAAGTTAATACCCAAAGGTGTTTGAAAAGACCGTAAAGATTCACTACTCCTTTTATAAGAAGACATATACCTTATGACCTCTTATCAagattattgttggtgcaattgatctCTAAGGTTTTAATGCCCGACAAATATATTTAATAGAgtttgatcaagggaagtcctagtcatgGTTAGACAAGTGTgagaagtcaaccgagtgactagtcctaactgcagttagtcaagggaagtcctagtggcCGCTAGATAAGGGAAATCTCGATATAACgtggaagctaggtagaaggattcgataggtctggaggatctaATATTGAATCTGTGGTCGACCAATCCAATACTAAGTCTTGGtgaatggtaaccttaggtcctagtgagtgaagtcaggtggagaaGACCCTAGAGGTAGGTAACTCTAGGCTCTAGTGAGTAAATTCAGATagaaaaaatcctagggggaggtaaccttaggtaacgagaattcttggaggagtgaactccaaccAAAATTGTACAGTTGGTTTCTGGTCGACCGTGCCGGGTCGACCAGACTAGCGGATTtaggtaaatctaagtttagttttaccatagtgttctatattactattattgttattggctaatatagtattgcaggaaaagcctTAGTGGATCATGGATCAGACATTGAGCAGAGAAATTtcaaataggtctagaggaccatgtttggcaagtaggttgaggtaagcaactggagaagagCGGCAATTAGGGCATGTTTCGGAAAGGAACAAACTCTAAgtcgctaatccaactgaagaaaccgggaaggtttccaagttgagataaaGACAGTTGTCATGTTGATTACTATTCATGCATTATCTATTATCACtgtgttaactctgttttgcaagagtATATGCtttaactctgttttacaagaACAAGTCTGATTGGTCAACCGAATCCatggattggtcgatcgaaccaagTTGATTCAGATCAGAGATTAGATCGAAGCAAGATAGTTTAAGTGACAGATCGATCGTCCGAATAAAGATGACATGACAGAGATCAGATCGAGCCAAAACAAAGAAGGAAACCAggttgatcagtcgaccgaacgattACTGCATTAATGAAGACATAATGGCGAATCTCGGCGAACAAGGAAACTACACTATTTGGTCAACCGAATAAGGTGATTAGTTAACCAAACCATTAATGATCATAAATGTGCGAAGATCAGATCTTAGTGAAGAAGGAAAGCACGGGGTTCGTTCGACCGAtaggaggatcagtcgactgaaaggATTAGTCAACCGAATGACTTTTTGGTTGATCGAACCATGCGTATCAATAGGGAGCTCGAGGTCGAAGGCAAGGTATTAGTCATCAGTTCATCTCTATGCGTAGTCTCTGTTCATCCTACTACTCTGCTGGTCATCATCAAGAAAGCTACTACTCCGACCAAGTGCCGACAATCTTCATCGCTATTCTTTTCTGTATATTTACATTTAGCTTGCACTATACTTAatctcatataagatagtaggatgtTACTATCTTATACCTTCATCTGTATGAATTGCTTCTTTCCGAaaattttggaaagaagagttatagcgAATTGTCcaatggtgcgatcaaggatcgcgggtcttgaagtaggagtcgacataggctctaaACTAAGTAATAACCTGAGTCACTTGTCTTTCTTTTGCTATTCTATTTTCCGTTGTTTATCTTATTTGCTTttatgagaaaagaaaaagttttaaacgaGCGATATTCACCTCCCTTCTATTGCTCCTTTTTGATCATTCAATTATTATTcataagtctttggccaaagtaaAATATGTCAAGAGGATGGTTTTCTTGGACATGcatttgagtaatttgaatccatagtaCAAAGGAACTATTACATGGGCTAGTTGTGAAATAATTAGCATAgtaatttgaatcaatagtacaAAGGAACTATTACATGGGCTAGTTGTGAAATAATTAGCATAGTGAGAATTGACACATAGATCATGTAGTGGATATAAGATGAGTAAAAGGAATATACATTGATCTGTTTGGTAAATTTTACCCCTGACTAGTTTAACATTTGATGCGAGCAAGTCATGGTCGCACACAAGTCATGTAGATCCAAAGCAATCCGAGTTTTAAATTTACACCCTCTATTAGTCTATACATGAGAAAGAACCTCTCCGTCTATATGTCCACAACTCTCATAAATTTTTGATTCATTATAAATCAATTATAAAACCACAAAACTTTTaatgtaaaattaaaatcatttttacaATGGAGTCTTTTTTTTTCCCATCTATCTTGTTTTTTCATCTATCTTTTTTTCCATTCACATTTAACATACTCCGAGAGAGGTGCGTCTAGAGAAATACATTAAATCAAGCGAGtgattttgttaaatttaaaatgaaatgcACTCTTAGAGTACTTTTATGATTTAAAATAAGCCCCGGGATTACAATGCAGTGAAAAAGCATTAAATTATCATTTAGTCACCTACGATCTGATCTCTAACTATGacgtatttttgaaaattttttcaaataaaatatacaaCTATGGGATGTTGGACTTTTGGATCATCGTCACGAGTATTTTTCGATTTATTCTAGCGGTCGGTAGGAAAAATTTGTAGGACTTGATTGATAGGATTGGATCGTTACCTAGGTTCGATGTtacttgttttattatttttttttctgatttaaaataaaattaaaaaaaaaaacaaaaaacaaagcaATAcaaaaggaagagaggagaaagcacTTATTTTGTATTACTACTCTCGGATGTCATCCTTCTCCAAGTCCTCTTCTTCTGTACTACGCTCCTCCGCCAAGCCTCGTCCCCGCACTCTCTCCCCTTCCGAGCTCTTTCATCACAACCGCCGGATCGCCTCCCTCGGCCGCACCGGTCAGCTCCATGCTGCTCGCCAACTGTTCGACGAAATGCCCATCCGCGACACCGTCTCCTGGAACGCCATCCTCACTGCGCACTGGCACAACTCCGACCTCGACGGCTCCAAGAGACTCTTCCAAACTATGCCTCACCCCAACACCGTCTCCTGGAACTCCCTCATCACAGGCTGTTTCCACAACGGTCGACCACAAGAGGCCCTCCATTATTTCCTCAACATGCCTTGTAGTTGTAGGAACGTGGCTTCCTGGAACACCACCATCTCCGGCCTCGTAAGGTACGAGCACTGGGACATCGCTGAGAGACTCTTTCTGAAAATGCCTGCGAAAAACGTTATCTCATACACCGCCATGATAGATGGACTCGCTCGGAGAGGAGAAGTTGATAGAGCCCGCAACTTGTTCGACCGAATGCCCAAGAGAAATACTGTATCGTGGGGTGCCATTATAAGCGGGTACGGCGAAAATGGCCTGTTTGAGGAAGCTCGAACCTTGTTCAATAGAATGCCAGAGAAGAACCTAGTTGCAATCACGACGGTCATCACCGGGTACTGCAAGCAGGGCAGAGTGGATAAAGCAAGGGAACTTTTTGATGGGATTCAACATAAGGATTTAATCTGTTGGAACGCAATGCTGTCAGGCTATGTTCACAATGATCATCCCGGGGAAGCACTGAAGCTATTCATCCAACTACTAGAAACCGGTATGAAACCTGACCATTATACGTTAATTGCAGTCGTGAAAACATGTTCGTCTGTCGGTTTGCTGCAACAAGGGAGGCTTGTTCATGCTTACGCTATTAAAACCACCAATTGGCATTTGAACGTGTCCTTATGCAACGCATTGGTGACCATGTACAGCAAGGGCGGGTGCATTAGTGATTCGGAGTTGCTCTTCTGGAACATCCACAACAAAGACCTTGTCTCCTGGAATGCAATTATCGCAGCATTCTCGGAACATGGCAACCAAGAGAAAGTTGTTTCTCTGTTCAATGAGATGGAAGAAGATGGCATCACACCCGATGACATCACTTTCCTAAGCATATTGTCTGCGCTGGGACGTCCTGCAAAGATAAAAGATAGCTTAAATTGGTTTAGCCTAATGATTTCCAAATACGGGATACAACCGAAGGCTGAACACTATGCTTCCGTTGTCGATGCGCTGTGCCGTGCAGGCCATTTAGAGAAGGCATGCAAGTACGTGGGAGGAATGCCACTTAAAGCACGGAATTTTGCTTGGAGTGCTATACTAGCAGCCTGTCAAACGAACTCTCACGTCGAATTAGGAGAGTCGGCGGCTAAGAAGCTACTCGTGTTGGATTCTGAAAACTCAGGGGCATATGTGGCGTTGTCAAATATTTATGCTGAAGCTGGTATGTGGAGGGAAGTGACTAAAGTGAGGGCCATGATGAGGCAAAATAGAGTGAAGAAGCAACCAGGGTACAGTTGGACTGAGATATCTGGCAATATTCATTTGTTTCTTGTGGGTGATGCATCACATTCAGAGATCGACAAGATTCTATGTGAGCTTGAGAAGATAGGTATCGCCTCTAGGGCATAGTTTAGTTAATTATCATATAATAGATTTATAGAATTTAATAAGGGTCAAACCTTGTTTAAAAAATGGGAAATTACTCTTTCATGTGATGATTAATTTTGATTTTCTGATTTACTCCTTCCCAATAATATGAGGTAGTCATATAAATATAAGGTGTTAGGATTATAGATTTTTACCTTTTTATAGAATTGAGAGGATAGGTATCCATATGAAGCTGTTGAACCCAAACGTATCCATAAAGCAATCTTATATTTACTAAGACATGTAATTTATTTGTAGAATATAAA encodes the following:
- the LOC122041040 gene encoding pentatricopeptide repeat-containing protein At4g02750-like; the encoded protein is MSSFSKSSSSVLRSSAKPRPRTLSPSELFHHNRRIASLGRTGQLHAARQLFDEMPIRDTVSWNAILTAHWHNSDLDGSKRLFQTMPHPNTVSWNSLITGCFHNGRPQEALHYFLNMPCSCRNVASWNTTISGLVRYEHWDIAERLFLKMPAKNVISYTAMIDGLARRGEVDRARNLFDRMPKRNTVSWGAIISGYGENGLFEEARTLFNRMPEKNLVAITTVITGYCKQGRVDKARELFDGIQHKDLICWNAMLSGYVHNDHPGEALKLFIQLLETGMKPDHYTLIAVVKTCSSVGLLQQGRLVHAYAIKTTNWHLNVSLCNALVTMYSKGGCISDSELLFWNIHNKDLVSWNAIIAAFSEHGNQEKVVSLFNEMEEDGITPDDITFLSILSALGRPAKIKDSLNWFSLMISKYGIQPKAEHYASVVDALCRAGHLEKACKYVGGMPLKARNFAWSAILAACQTNSHVELGESAAKKLLVLDSENSGAYVALSNIYAEAGMWREVTKVRAMMRQNRVKKQPGYSWTEISGNIHLFLVGDASHSEIDKILCELEKIGIASRA